From a region of the Paenibacillus lutimineralis genome:
- a CDS encoding BtrH N-terminal domain-containing protein, with amino-acid sequence MMKLSMERKPFNEFWMNCMLNQAFSIAVSEEPSYSDAAYLNIYRYYPWEAATDKDFRYPTIDTLYYMDDPARFPLAQVIRYIEPGHFRSKETVLEEIREMLTGGRNLSVNVDLYDWLPGSMAWKKFHWYHYSLFNGYDKERGVFYVIDDTLAGYEEHEVPEERLLKAYGNSEYNVNPDYLGPAFYVYNLQEKIQPYELKLAEVVENAERLTRELSEFSIEGMWNVDSDPEKKQAHLTYGLVGVNIICNRHIANTSLLRSLQEKRLIGEALHESLSGQLGAVRDGWDLLKDRFVTGDFERGRELALADDLFAKEKAFWTTLAAGV; translated from the coding sequence ATGATGAAGCTGTCGATGGAGAGGAAACCATTTAACGAGTTTTGGATGAACTGCATGCTGAACCAGGCGTTTTCCATTGCGGTGTCGGAGGAACCCAGTTACAGTGATGCGGCGTATTTGAACATTTACCGTTACTATCCGTGGGAGGCCGCAACGGACAAGGACTTCCGCTATCCGACAATTGACACGCTGTATTATATGGACGACCCGGCTAGATTTCCGTTGGCACAGGTGATCCGATATATCGAGCCTGGTCATTTCCGCAGCAAGGAGACGGTGCTGGAGGAAATCAGGGAGATGCTTACGGGCGGACGCAACTTGAGCGTAAACGTCGATCTGTATGACTGGCTGCCGGGCAGTATGGCTTGGAAAAAGTTCCATTGGTATCATTATTCGCTGTTTAACGGATACGACAAGGAGCGCGGCGTCTTCTACGTCATTGACGATACGCTTGCGGGCTACGAGGAGCACGAGGTGCCGGAGGAAAGGCTTCTCAAGGCGTACGGCAATTCGGAATACAACGTGAACCCGGACTATTTGGGGCCTGCCTTCTACGTATACAATCTGCAAGAAAAGATTCAGCCCTACGAGTTGAAGCTGGCTGAAGTGGTGGAAAACGCGGAGCGGCTGACGAGGGAGCTTAGCGAGTTCTCAATAGAGGGCATGTGGAATGTAGATTCCGACCCGGAGAAGAAGCAGGCTCATTTGACCTATGGCCTTGTCGGCGTCAACATCATTTGTAACCGGCATATCGCCAACACGTCGCTGCTCCGCTCCCTGCAGGAGAAGAGGTTGATCGGTGAAGCGCTGCATGAGTCGCTGTCCGGCCAGCTTGGCGCAGTGAGGGACGGATGGGATCTGTTGAAGGACCGCTTTGTGACAGGGGACTTCGAACGGGGCAGAGAGCTGGCACTCGCGGACGATTTGTTCGCGAAGGAAAAAGCGTTCTGGACCACGCTTGCTGCTGGCGTGTAG
- a CDS encoding non-ribosomal peptide synthetase — MFQLDLLDTKKDTSGRKGRSGGSVSDVSLKDIAVVGISAKLPRAESHEAFWELLRGGKDLVGRFPDSRKEELKPYLRRMEAQYGSVSFFDGAYIEDISGFDYSFFGLSPKEASLMSPAQRLFLQTAWGALENAGYGGNALHGSRTGVFIGYNGDALHDYKRIIEALDPDALSMAAPGNLSSMIPSRISYLLNLRGPAINVDTACSSSLVAVHLACQSIRSGECEAAIAGSVKINVLPLDTGIRLGIESSDNRARTFDDSADGTGIGDGVIALLLKPLSRAQEDGDHIYAVIKGSAMNQDGSSVGITAPNALAQEDVIARTWQDADIDPETVTYMEAHGTGTSLGDPIEIDGLTRAFRRYTDKRQFCAIGSLKTNIGHLDHAAGIAGLLKAILSLVHKQLPPTLHYRSPNRNIPFVDSPVYVNDELTPWETDGEARRCGVSAFGMSGTNCHVVLEEAPAGMPSGHSDRTELFCLSAHSMTALERLVLLMRDWAMQYRDDESRSLADLCYTLVVGRGAHRYRLAIAVSSWEELVQTLHVAAESGLTSFALPNVCFGTADSAATGNMRQQPIPNERDIEALELGERYVGGYEIDWNAIYLGQSRHRLPIPTYPFDSHRCWVEEACTGTALHTPFAAWSGYSLGGDIPEELGQEMNATFARWQAALERSGGMASRRRRSVALTGERSGLKWEQHVADVWGELLGYDELPADAGFYELGGDSIIALKIVNQLSELAGVRIQAADLLGHADLPSFTAQIERRLRESGAATAQRTNARHGEQGVDVGNGAHDGQAVAIGRDGAGVSSGHFGPLTSQMSDYLFGDRLESIRKAAPQEHYPISSPQKRMYLQQQAMPDDRSYNLPELLHLDGAIDADRLEAVLQAIVDRHETLRTSFHVIDGEIRQRIHAAIPFRLIRMEADEAGANGALQSLFRPFRLDTAPLLRAALLTLGPERHVLFLDMHHIASDGMSAGILLSDLMTLYQGGSLPLLPLQYKDYAVWQENRPLSGNAERYWREQCRGDWPTLALPTDTPRPPVKSNRGETFEVNVDAGLTAAVRGLAAKSGATPFMVLLSAYYTFLAHYTGAEDIAVGTPIAGRNRYELEAIAGMFTGTLALRAYPRADKPFRAFLSEVKEMATGAYTHADYPFEEIAQWLDRRDASRSPLFDTMFIMQNLGIPDASSEGLSYRHQRFEHGTAKYDLMIQAVENDTELRLVVEYNTDLFRRATVERFMRHYVQLLRSVTLRPDAVLGEAEMLTEEERLHMLALGRRAADFPQPRCLHDCFKEQAAAVPDLPAVSCGGESMTYRELDRRTDALARTLRAKGVERSRVVGIMAERSIPMLTAMLAVMKAGGAYMPIDPHYPEERIRYMLEDSGAELVFADGSRPRAAAVVPATLQVLDIADETLFSGGDDAATAWPQDTDDPMYVIYTSGSTGQPKGVIVPHRSFYNFGHSLRTFLDGQYGEGDRCLSLTNISFDVSVAELFMPLMFGACTVLYPEPKLLDPRRIAEVITEERITFAYLPPSLLKEVARLLEQSASEITLDKMLVGVEPIKDETLELYTKLNPEIRIINGYGPTEATVCSNMYTYKPGAYRGGYVPIGGPMHNVEIYIFGYGGQLAPIGAAGELHIAGSGLADGYVNKPDMTAERFVPHPYHEGRFMYRTGDIAKWLPDGNAMYVDRVDQQVKIRGVRIEMNEVRSQLISLSEVEDAVVVVREQASGDKELCAYVVASDKLPSREWRRKLKDKLPEAMIPTYIAAIDAIPLTPNGKVDRRALPEPEFGLREREDLELPRNGMEERVAAIWAEVLGDTAGPIGIHDDFFELGGHSLKAAVLAGKLQQATGTLVPFSLIFELTSIAEMAAWLKERGGAVVAIEPISKAERREWYPMSRAQRRQYMMQMLAGDATMYHVPFALRLQGRLDAARLQDAFTALIERHESLRTTFHMIKDEFRQMVHSPYAFKLEALDPFTGDEAMQGALPDGAEMTRLIGVFQRPFHLDKLPLMRAGLLRLNEEDHLLLLDVHHIIMDGVSSSLLVNELSQLYAGQTLPELRVQYSDYAVWQEAGFVNAAYAEHEQYWMEIFDGKLSVLELPTDRPRTSLPSYKGRRHSFQLDAWTTAEVRKLAREAKTTLYTVLLGAFAAILAKYSGQAEVIVGTPAAGRDHADTHGMIGMFVNTLALRTRPERDKTVWAYLAELHNHVVDALSHQMYPFEELVEGLKADRDRSRNPLFDAMFVLQNMDRAVTEAGGLIFSEMPFEAGTSKFDLTLEAVERETQIELQLEYATDLFHEETARRMAESYTVLVREMCRTRDCKVGELDLMGESEREQLLALLSGGGMPVQAASREGSNGRMEIRAEEGMLDRQGDVAAASRQATAEWAGFVQEVERQAARTPDAAAIQFGAETVTYAELNERANRLAHSLRAKGVGPERIVALMASRSPLLLVGILGVLKAGGAYVAIDPAYPKERIDWMLEDCGEALLLTEKANAGVVTRAVAEWYLDDPELYSADRGNLEFVHKPDHLAYVLYTSGSTGRPKGVMIEHRGLANFISGFRDRIPFEKGQSILAMASVSFDIFVVENLLPLTLGMKIVLASEEERGDAALLQALIDSYGVDVLQITPSRFKWWMNQRGETDGLQKLSILMIGAEPLTADVLGRLRAATGARLFNLYGPTETTVWTSIREVTEGEDISIGTPIEGSVMMVLDEGLKMQPTGVMGEICIGGLGIGRGYLSHPEWDVAFVPNPYAPGERMYRTGDLGRRLENGEFAYAGRRDFQVKIRGHRIEIGEIEQLLLRHEQVKETVVTAFQEEDGEYALCAYVVMQNAEAADTEPDGDAPLDRLTAQLREYLGDKLPSYMVPAFMVVLDSIPLTPTGKIDRRALPKPGPADTGKRELVPLSTDTERKLAEIWKELLGADAISAKDSFFELGGHSLKAAGMVSRIAERFGVQMPLRDIFMNPTLEGLAAHLDTSGTVAAACIPKQPEREHYPMSRAQRRQFMMGLISGEATMYHVPFAVHMQGNLDVERLEEAFLAMMRRHESLRTTFHHEEDEFRQRVHAEPIFTLERGARLRMAAGKLLQEGGDEGLFGGISELMERFIRPFDLGSLPLFRAGLIPLSEERHLLLLDFHHIITDGVSVSVLLQELTTLYGGDELPELDIQYRDYTVWQEERIGSEAYMGHERYWLEAFEGELPTLALKGALPRPELQNFEGGLIIFRLDEELTLKIKAFAQGRGTTLYTVLLGAYAMLLSKWSGEEDIIIGTPVAGRNHAGLEGLIGMFVNTVAIRSFPESYRTVGDYLSELHEDVLRALEHQNYPFEDLVQKLGIEQDRSRNPLFDTMFILQNIDRVAYRSGGIEFDPKEFDPGVSKFDLTLEAGEQDGRISFALEYATSLFRKETVRALADDYTAIIRALVEDGAKKKISALLAASKLN; from the coding sequence ATGTTTCAACTGGATTTGCTAGATACCAAAAAAGACACATCCGGGCGGAAGGGGCGGAGCGGGGGCTCCGTCTCCGATGTTTCCCTCAAGGATATTGCGGTTGTCGGGATATCCGCCAAGCTGCCGCGCGCGGAATCGCACGAAGCCTTCTGGGAGCTTCTTCGAGGCGGCAAGGACCTAGTAGGCCGGTTTCCGGATTCCCGCAAGGAGGAATTAAAGCCGTATCTGCGCCGCATGGAGGCACAATACGGCTCCGTTTCCTTCTTTGACGGGGCGTATATCGAAGATATTTCAGGTTTTGATTATTCTTTTTTCGGGCTTTCTCCCAAGGAAGCATCGCTGATGAGTCCAGCGCAGCGCCTGTTCTTGCAGACGGCCTGGGGCGCACTTGAGAATGCGGGTTATGGCGGAAATGCGCTGCATGGTTCGCGCACCGGCGTCTTTATCGGCTATAACGGGGACGCACTGCATGATTACAAGCGAATCATCGAAGCACTGGACCCAGACGCCTTGTCCATGGCGGCGCCCGGCAATCTGAGCTCCATGATACCGAGCCGGATTTCGTATTTGCTTAATTTGCGCGGGCCGGCGATCAACGTGGATACCGCATGCTCATCCTCATTGGTAGCGGTCCATCTGGCATGCCAATCGATCCGCAGCGGCGAATGCGAGGCGGCGATTGCCGGCAGCGTAAAAATTAACGTGCTGCCGCTGGATACTGGCATACGGCTTGGCATCGAGTCGAGCGACAACCGGGCCAGAACGTTCGACGACTCGGCGGACGGAACGGGTATTGGCGACGGCGTGATTGCGCTGCTACTGAAGCCGCTGTCCCGCGCGCAGGAGGACGGCGACCATATTTATGCCGTCATCAAAGGGAGCGCGATGAATCAGGATGGCAGCTCGGTTGGCATTACAGCCCCGAACGCCCTCGCGCAAGAGGACGTCATTGCGCGCACCTGGCAGGATGCGGACATTGATCCCGAAACGGTGACGTATATGGAGGCGCACGGCACGGGAACCTCGCTGGGCGACCCGATCGAAATTGACGGGCTGACACGCGCCTTCCGGAGATATACCGATAAACGGCAATTTTGCGCCATCGGCTCGCTGAAAACAAACATCGGCCATCTTGACCATGCTGCCGGTATTGCAGGGCTGCTCAAGGCGATCCTCTCGCTTGTCCACAAGCAGCTTCCGCCCACACTTCATTACCGCTCGCCGAACCGCAACATTCCGTTTGTGGATTCGCCCGTTTATGTCAATGACGAATTAACGCCATGGGAGACGGACGGCGAAGCAAGAAGATGCGGAGTAAGCGCGTTCGGCATGAGCGGGACCAATTGCCATGTTGTGCTGGAGGAGGCTCCTGCCGGGATGCCTTCGGGTCATTCGGACAGAACGGAGCTGTTCTGCTTGTCCGCGCACAGCATGACGGCTCTGGAGCGGCTCGTGCTGTTGATGCGGGACTGGGCTATGCAGTATCGCGACGATGAGAGCCGTAGCCTGGCCGACCTGTGCTACACCTTGGTCGTCGGTCGGGGAGCCCATCGGTATCGCCTAGCGATTGCTGTAAGCAGCTGGGAAGAACTTGTTCAGACCTTGCATGTTGCCGCCGAAAGCGGCCTTACCAGCTTTGCGCTGCCGAACGTCTGCTTCGGGACAGCTGATTCGGCTGCTACCGGGAATATGCGGCAGCAACCCATTCCAAACGAACGGGATATCGAAGCGCTGGAGCTGGGCGAACGTTACGTGGGTGGATACGAGATCGACTGGAATGCGATTTACCTAGGACAAAGCCGCCATCGGCTTCCGATTCCGACGTATCCGTTCGACTCTCACCGTTGTTGGGTAGAGGAGGCGTGCACTGGAACGGCGCTTCATACGCCATTTGCAGCCTGGAGCGGGTACTCGCTCGGTGGAGATATTCCGGAGGAGCTTGGGCAAGAAATGAACGCGACGTTTGCCAGATGGCAAGCCGCGCTAGAGCGGAGCGGCGGAATGGCGAGTCGGCGCCGCCGAAGCGTTGCGTTAACCGGGGAGCGCTCCGGCCTGAAATGGGAGCAGCATGTCGCAGATGTCTGGGGAGAGCTACTTGGTTATGACGAATTGCCTGCGGATGCCGGGTTTTATGAGCTGGGCGGAGATTCCATTATTGCGCTCAAAATAGTAAATCAGCTAAGCGAGCTTGCGGGCGTCCGCATTCAGGCAGCGGATTTGCTGGGGCATGCGGATCTGCCTTCGTTCACGGCTCAGATCGAGCGGCGGCTTAGGGAGAGCGGCGCGGCGACAGCACAAAGAACGAACGCTCGGCACGGTGAACAAGGGGTGGACGTTGGGAACGGCGCTCATGATGGGCAAGCTGTGGCCATCGGCCGTGACGGAGCAGGAGTGTCCAGCGGGCATTTCGGACCGTTGACCAGCCAAATGTCAGACTATTTGTTCGGCGATAGGCTGGAGTCGATTCGAAAGGCGGCCCCGCAAGAGCATTATCCGATTTCATCGCCGCAGAAACGCATGTATTTACAACAGCAGGCGATGCCGGATGATCGCAGCTACAACTTGCCTGAATTGTTGCATTTGGACGGGGCTATTGATGCAGACCGGCTGGAGGCCGTCCTGCAAGCCATCGTGGACCGTCACGAGACGCTTCGTACCTCCTTCCACGTCATCGACGGAGAGATCAGGCAGCGCATTCATGCCGCCATTCCTTTCCGTCTGATTCGTATGGAGGCTGATGAAGCGGGAGCGAACGGCGCACTGCAAAGCTTATTTCGGCCGTTTAGGCTCGATACGGCCCCGTTGCTCCGCGCAGCCTTGTTGACGCTGGGACCAGAGCGCCATGTGCTATTTCTTGATATGCATCATATTGCATCCGACGGCATGTCGGCGGGTATTCTTTTGTCCGACCTGATGACTTTGTACCAGGGTGGTTCGTTGCCACTGCTGCCGCTGCAATACAAGGATTATGCGGTATGGCAGGAGAACAGGCCGCTCTCCGGGAACGCCGAAAGGTATTGGCGCGAGCAATGCCGGGGGGATTGGCCGACGCTTGCCCTTCCGACCGATACCCCGCGACCGCCCGTCAAAAGCAATCGCGGCGAAACGTTTGAGGTGAACGTCGATGCCGGTTTGACAGCGGCTGTGCGCGGTCTTGCGGCCAAATCGGGCGCGACTCCGTTTATGGTGCTGCTATCGGCATATTACACTTTCCTCGCCCACTATACAGGGGCTGAGGACATTGCCGTCGGCACGCCGATTGCGGGGCGGAACAGGTACGAGCTGGAAGCGATTGCGGGCATGTTTACCGGCACGCTGGCGCTGCGCGCTTATCCGCGGGCGGACAAGCCGTTCAGAGCCTTTTTGTCCGAAGTGAAAGAGATGGCAACTGGGGCTTATACCCACGCCGATTATCCATTCGAGGAAATCGCGCAATGGTTGGACAGAAGGGACGCGAGCCGGAGTCCATTGTTTGACACGATGTTCATTATGCAAAACCTGGGTATTCCAGACGCTTCGTCAGAGGGATTGTCGTATCGCCACCAGCGCTTTGAGCATGGCACGGCCAAATACGATTTGATGATCCAGGCTGTAGAGAATGATACGGAATTGCGGCTTGTCGTGGAATATAATACCGATTTGTTTCGCCGCGCGACAGTCGAACGCTTCATGCGACATTATGTGCAGCTGCTGCGTAGTGTGACGCTCCGCCCCGACGCCGTACTCGGCGAAGCGGAGATGCTGACGGAGGAGGAGCGCCTGCACATGCTGGCGCTGGGGAGACGCGCAGCGGACTTTCCGCAGCCGCGTTGTCTGCATGATTGCTTCAAGGAACAGGCGGCGGCCGTTCCGGACCTGCCGGCCGTCTCTTGTGGCGGTGAATCCATGACCTATCGGGAGCTGGATCGCCGTACCGATGCGCTGGCGCGAACCTTGCGCGCCAAAGGTGTGGAACGCAGCCGCGTAGTCGGCATCATGGCGGAGCGCTCCATCCCGATGCTAACCGCTATGCTCGCCGTTATGAAAGCCGGAGGCGCTTATATGCCTATAGATCCGCATTACCCCGAGGAGCGCATCCGCTACATGCTGGAGGACAGCGGCGCGGAGCTGGTATTCGCGGACGGTTCGCGTCCCAGAGCCGCGGCCGTCGTACCAGCCACCTTGCAGGTGCTGGACATTGCGGATGAGACGCTGTTCTCCGGCGGAGACGATGCCGCCACTGCATGGCCGCAGGACACAGACGATCCGATGTATGTCATTTATACTTCTGGTTCTACGGGTCAGCCGAAGGGTGTCATTGTGCCGCATCGCAGTTTTTATAATTTCGGACATTCGCTCCGGACGTTTCTCGACGGACAATACGGCGAGGGAGATAGATGCCTCAGTCTAACGAATATTTCGTTTGACGTCAGCGTAGCGGAGTTGTTTATGCCGCTTATGTTCGGGGCTTGCACGGTTCTTTACCCGGAGCCGAAATTGCTTGATCCAAGGCGAATTGCCGAGGTGATTACGGAAGAGCGGATCACATTTGCTTATTTGCCGCCGTCTTTGCTGAAAGAGGTTGCGCGGCTACTGGAGCAATCGGCTTCCGAGATTACGCTAGACAAAATGCTCGTTGGGGTAGAGCCGATTAAAGACGAAACGCTGGAACTGTATACGAAGCTTAACCCCGAGATTCGGATTATTAACGGCTATGGCCCGACGGAGGCGACGGTGTGCTCCAATATGTACACATACAAGCCGGGTGCTTATCGCGGTGGTTATGTGCCGATTGGCGGGCCGATGCACAATGTCGAAATTTATATATTCGGCTATGGCGGCCAGCTTGCCCCTATCGGTGCAGCCGGGGAGCTGCACATTGCTGGCAGTGGCCTTGCCGACGGTTATGTGAACAAGCCGGATATGACGGCCGAGCGCTTTGTGCCGCACCCGTATCATGAGGGCCGCTTCATGTATCGCACCGGCGATATCGCAAAGTGGCTACCAGACGGCAACGCAATGTATGTGGACCGGGTCGACCAACAGGTAAAAATCAGAGGCGTTCGGATTGAAATGAATGAGGTTCGCTCGCAGTTGATTTCCCTTTCCGAGGTGGAGGATGCGGTTGTGGTCGTCCGCGAGCAGGCAAGCGGCGACAAGGAACTGTGCGCGTATGTAGTCGCTTCGGACAAGCTCCCTTCGCGGGAATGGAGAAGAAAGCTGAAAGACAAGCTGCCGGAGGCGATGATTCCAACCTATATCGCGGCAATTGACGCGATACCGCTGACGCCGAACGGGAAAGTGGATCGGCGCGCCTTGCCAGAGCCGGAATTCGGGCTTCGGGAGCGGGAAGATCTGGAGCTGCCGCGAAACGGGATGGAAGAGCGAGTCGCCGCCATTTGGGCGGAAGTGCTGGGCGATACGGCCGGGCCAATCGGCATTCACGACGACTTTTTCGAGCTTGGCGGCCACTCCTTGAAGGCTGCTGTGCTGGCGGGCAAGCTGCAGCAGGCGACGGGCACCCTGGTTCCGTTCAGCCTGATATTCGAGCTTACCTCCATTGCGGAAATGGCCGCCTGGCTGAAAGAGCGTGGTGGCGCCGTTGTCGCGATCGAGCCAATCTCGAAGGCGGAGCGCCGCGAGTGGTATCCGATGTCGCGTGCTCAGCGCCGCCAATATATGATGCAGATGCTGGCCGGAGACGCCACCATGTATCATGTGCCGTTCGCGCTCCGCTTGCAGGGCAGGCTGGATGCGGCGCGGCTGCAAGACGCATTTACGGCCTTGATCGAGCGACACGAAAGCTTGCGTACGACCTTCCATATGATAAAGGACGAGTTCAGGCAAATGGTTCATTCGCCGTATGCGTTCAAGCTGGAGGCGTTGGACCCGTTCACCGGAGACGAAGCGATGCAGGGAGCGCTGCCGGACGGCGCTGAGATGACGAGGCTGATAGGAGTCTTCCAGCGCCCGTTCCATCTGGACAAGCTGCCATTGATGCGGGCGGGCCTACTTAGACTGAATGAGGAAGATCATCTACTCCTACTAGATGTTCATCACATTATTATGGACGGCGTATCCTCCAGTTTGCTGGTGAATGAGCTGTCGCAGCTGTATGCCGGACAAACGCTGCCGGAACTGCGCGTGCAATACAGCGATTATGCGGTGTGGCAGGAAGCCGGATTTGTAAATGCCGCTTATGCGGAGCATGAGCAGTACTGGATGGAAATCTTCGATGGCAAACTTTCTGTGCTGGAGCTGCCGACGGATCGGCCGCGGACATCTCTGCCGAGCTATAAGGGCCGCCGCCATTCGTTCCAGCTGGACGCGTGGACAACAGCGGAGGTGCGAAAGCTGGCGCGGGAAGCGAAGACAACGCTGTATACGGTGCTTCTGGGTGCTTTTGCCGCGATACTGGCCAAATACAGCGGACAGGCCGAAGTAATTGTGGGCACCCCCGCAGCCGGCAGGGATCATGCCGATACGCATGGCATGATCGGCATGTTCGTCAACACACTGGCGCTGCGGACCAGACCAGAAAGAGACAAGACTGTATGGGCCTATTTGGCGGAACTGCATAACCATGTCGTAGATGCGCTTTCGCACCAGATGTATCCTTTCGAGGAGCTGGTTGAAGGGCTGAAGGCAGATAGGGACAGAAGCCGAAATCCTTTGTTTGACGCCATGTTTGTCTTGCAAAATATGGATCGGGCGGTGACTGAAGCAGGCGGCCTCATCTTTAGTGAAATGCCGTTCGAGGCGGGGACAAGCAAGTTCGACCTGACTCTGGAAGCGGTGGAGCGGGAGACGCAAATCGAGCTTCAACTGGAATACGCAACGGATTTGTTTCATGAGGAAACCGCGCGACGCATGGCGGAAAGTTATACCGTACTCGTGCGGGAGATGTGCAGAACACGCGACTGCAAGGTTGGCGAGCTTGATCTGATGGGTGAAAGTGAGCGGGAGCAATTGCTGGCACTGTTGTCCGGAGGAGGCATGCCGGTACAGGCCGCGAGTAGAGAAGGGAGCAATGGTAGGATGGAAATTCGAGCTGAGGAAGGCATGCTGGACCGGCAAGGAGACGTGGCTGCGGCTTCCAGGCAAGCAACGGCGGAATGGGCGGGGTTTGTGCAGGAAGTAGAGCGCCAAGCGGCGCGCACGCCGGATGCGGCGGCGATCCAATTCGGCGCGGAGACGGTGACGTACGCCGAGCTGAACGAACGTGCGAATCGACTTGCACATTCCTTACGGGCGAAGGGCGTGGGGCCCGAGCGCATTGTCGCGCTCATGGCGTCCCGTAGCCCGCTTCTGCTTGTCGGCATTTTGGGTGTTCTGAAAGCCGGAGGTGCCTATGTCGCCATTGATCCCGCTTACCCGAAAGAGAGGATCGATTGGATGCTTGAGGATTGCGGCGAAGCGCTTCTGCTGACGGAAAAAGCAAATGCAGGAGTCGTAACGAGAGCCGTTGCCGAGTGGTATCTGGATGATCCGGAGCTGTATTCGGCGGACCGAGGTAATCTGGAGTTTGTCCATAAGCCGGACCATTTGGCGTATGTGCTGTATACGTCGGGCTCGACCGGTCGTCCCAAAGGAGTGATGATCGAGCATCGCGGGCTGGCGAATTTCATCAGCGGCTTCCGAGACCGGATTCCGTTCGAGAAGGGCCAGAGCATCCTGGCGATGGCATCGGTCTCCTTTGATATTTTTGTCGTTGAAAATCTGCTTCCGCTCACGCTGGGTATGAAGATTGTACTTGCGAGCGAAGAGGAACGGGGCGACGCCGCTTTGCTGCAAGCTCTGATCGACTCATACGGCGTCGATGTGCTGCAAATAACACCGTCGCGCTTCAAATGGTGGATGAATCAGCGAGGCGAAACGGACGGCTTGCAAAAGCTGAGCATATTGATGATCGGGGCAGAACCGCTGACGGCCGATGTGCTCGGTAGGCTGCGCGCCGCTACGGGAGCCAGATTGTTTAATTTGTACGGTCCGACGGAGACGACGGTGTGGACCTCAATCCGGGAAGTGACCGAAGGCGAAGACATTTCGATCGGTACGCCAATCGAAGGTTCCGTCATGATGGTGCTTGACGAAGGACTGAAGATGCAACCGACAGGCGTGATGGGGGAAATTTGCATCGGCGGGCTGGGCATCGGGCGAGGGTATCTCAGCCATCCTGAATGGGATGTCGCTTTTGTGCCCAATCCGTATGCGCCGGGCGAACGAATGTATCGTACGGGTGACCTTGGGCGCAGGCTTGAAAATGGCGAGTTTGCCTATGCGGGACGACGCGATTTCCAGGTAAAAATCAGGGGCCACCGGATTGAAATCGGTGAAATTGAGCAGTTGCTGCTTCGCCATGAGCAGGTGAAGGAAACGGTCGTCACCGCGTTTCAGGAAGAGGATGGGGAATATGCGCTTTGCGCGTATGTCGTCATGCAGAACGCCGAGGCAGCGGATACGGAGCCGGACGGCGACGCTCCATTAGACCGGTTGACCGCGCAGTTACGCGAATATCTCGGGGACAAGCTGCCTTCTTATATGGTTCCGGCCTTCATGGTTGTACTGGATTCGATTCCGCTTACGCCAACGGGCAAAATCGACAGAAGGGCACTGCCGAAGCCGGGACCAGCCGACACGGGTAAGCGCGAGCTAGTTCCGCTATCGACGGATACCGAGCGCAAGCTGGCGGAGATTTGGAAGGAACTGCTCGGTGCGGATGCGATCAGCGCCAAGGACAGCTTTTTCGAGCTGGGTGGCCATTCCCTGAAGGCGGCGGGCATGGTCAGCCGCATTGCAGAACGCTTTGGCGTCCAAATGCCACTGCGCGATATTTTTATGAATCCTACACTTGAAGGTTTAGCAGCTCATCTGGACACTAGCGGTACCGTGGCTGCTGCGTGCATTCCGAAGCAGCCGGAGCGCGAACATTACCCCATGTCGAGGGCACAGCGCCGCCAATTTATGATGGGTCTGATCTCGGGCGAAGCAACGATGTACCATGTGCCGTTCGCCGTGCATATGCAAGGCAATCTCGATGTGGAGCGTCTGGAAGAAGCTTTCCTTGCGATGATGCGCCGCCATGAATCACTCAGAACGACGTTCCATCACGAGGAGGACGAGTTCCGCCAGCGTGTACATGCGGAGCCGATATTTACGCTGGAACGGGGTGCCAGGCTGAGAATGGCGGCAGGCAAGCTGCTCCAGGAAGGCGGAGACGAAGGATTGTTCGGCGGTATCAGCGAGCTGATGGAGCGCTTTATCCGTCCGTTTGATCTCGGCAGTCTCCCGCTGTTCCGGGCCGGATTGATTCCGCTTAGCGAGGAGCGCCATCTGCTGCTGCTGGACTTTCATCATATTATTACCGACGGCGTCTCCGTCAGCGTCCTGCTGCAGGAACTGACCACTTTGTATGGCGGTGATGAGCTGCCAGAGCTGGATATCCAGTACCGGGATTACACGGTATGGCAAGAAGAACGAATCGGCAGCGAGGCCTATATGGGGCATGAGCGCTACTGGCTGGAGGCGTTTGAAGGGGAGCTACCGACGCTTGCACTCAAGGGGGCCTTACCAAGACCAGAACTGCAAAACTTCGAGGGCGGTCTGATCATTTTCAGACTGGATGAGGAGTTGACGCTCAAGATCAAGGCGTTTGCGCAGGGGCGCGGGACGACGTTGTATACGGTGCTGCTCGGGGCTTATGCGATGCTGCTGAGCAAATGGAGCGGTGAGGAGGATATTATTATCGGCACGCCGGTTGCGGGTCGCAATCATGCGGGGCTGGAAGGGCTGATCGGGATGTTCGTCAATACGGTCGCAATTCGCAGCTTCCCAGAATCATACCGGACCGTTGGCGATTATTTGTCCGAGCTGCATGAGGATGTCTTGCGGGCGCTGGAGCACCAAAATTATCCGTTCGAGGATTTGGTGCAAAAGCTGGGCATCGAACAGGATCGCAGCCGCAATCCGCTATTCGATACGATGTTTATTTTGCAAAATATCGATCGCGTCGCTTATCGTTCGGGCGGCATTGAATTCGACCCTAAGGAGTTCGATCCGGGCGTCAGTAAATTCGATTTGACACTTGAAGCGGGTGAGCAAGACGGCAGGATCAGTTTTGCGCTGGAATATGCGACAAGTCTTTTCCGCAAAGAGACCGTCCGTGCGCTGGCGGATGATTATACGGCGATCATTCGCGCGCTGGTTGAAGATGGGGCAAAGAAAAAAATCAGTGCTCTGCTTGCGGCAAGCAAGCTTAATTGA